In Papaver somniferum cultivar HN1 chromosome 1, ASM357369v1, whole genome shotgun sequence, a genomic segment contains:
- the LOC113281041 gene encoding transcription initiation factor TFIID subunit 8-like, which yields MTDGSGDTGKEKEHDSKKKSGGSDEFGLAIARIAVAQICETYGFQSFQQSALESLSDIAIRYLCELGKTAHFYANLADRTECNVFDIIQGLEDLGSSHGFIGASDINRCSTSSGTVTEIIQFVNCTEEIPFARPVPQFPVNKHRKSTPSFLQMSEIPEGEHIPNWLPAFPDRHTYIHSPVSSERENDRLVEKNHRIEELRQHKKAEWSLLNLHQRLAGNGLVATTSTDPGDAAKAKHAADSNPYLAPPLQSGEMDTSFTIPARVSKEAIPDKNQTSVLDVFVPAIEASNGVSCETRDSDNKVLPNKRPVVNFKLGFAKKQRMLHLHVNRLRS from the coding sequence ATGACCGATGGAAGTGGAGATACCGGAAAAGAGAAGGAACATGATTCGAAGAAGAAATCAGGAGGAAGTGATGAATTTGGATTAGCAATTGCGAGAATTGCAGTTGCACAAATATGTGAAACCTATGGGTTTCAGAGTTTTCAGCAGTCGGCCCTCGAGTCTCTATCTGATATCGCTATTCGTTATCTTTGTGAGCTCGGAAAGACTGCACACTTTTATGCGAATTTGGCTGATAGAACGGAATGTAATGTCTTTGACATAATCCAAGGATTGGAAGATCTGGGATCTTCCCATGGTTTTATTGGTGCTTCGGATATTAATCGGTGCTCTACAAGTTCAGGCACAGTCACCGAAATCATTCAGTTTGTGAACTGCACAGAGGAAATTCCATTTGCTAGGCCGGTTCCTCAATTTCCAGTAAACAAACATCGGAAATCAACACCAAGCTTTTTGCAGATGAGTGAGATCCCAGAGGGAGAACATATTCCTAATTGGCTGCCTGCATTTCCTGATCGTCACACTTACATTCACTCTCCAGTATCAAGCGAAAGAGAAAATGACCGTCTTGTGGAGAAAAATCATAGAATTGAAGAATTGAGACAGCATAAGAAAGCAGAATGGTCTTTACTGAACCTGCATCAGAGATTGGCAGGTAATGGTTTAGTTGCAACCACATCGACTGACCCAGGAGATGCTGCTAAAGCAAAGCATGCTGCAGACAGTAATCCGTATCTGGCTCCCCCTTTGCAGTCAGGGGAGATGGATACCTCTTTTACTATTCCTGCTAGGGTTTCAAAGGAAGCAATACCGGATAAAAATCAGACTTCTGTATTGGATGTTTTCGTTCCAGCGATTGAAGCATCAAACGGTGTGAGCTGTGAAACTCGGGATTCTGATAATAAAGTTCTTCCAAACAAGAGACCAGTTGTGAATTTTAAACTTGGATTTGCGAAGAAACAAAGGATGCTCCATTTACATGTGAATCGCTTAAGAAGTTGA